In a genomic window of Phragmites australis chromosome 14, lpPhrAust1.1, whole genome shotgun sequence:
- the LOC133890012 gene encoding uncharacterized protein LOC133890012, with protein sequence MAHPRGGGGGVRLPPMNALEILRETVRVLRADPHAFTSVLFLLLCPASGCLLLSAAALDGAVVLPLARRLLVAAAASGLPLTHFVRQLAHHFAATLVSAVVSFPALLTLLLAARAAVAYAVAAVYAGKPLPAADITLLARRAWPRLAATYALGCAAVVAGLVAFLALLVTACSTLKAMLYPPDIVVCAGLFTVLAYSVVYAHTIIVCNLGGVIAVLEDVAGVNALRRSVELMRGQTHVGLFIFLGSTIGLAFVEGLFEHRVKTLSYGDGSSRLWEGPLLVLMYSFVMLIDSMMSAVFYFTCRSSNLNFLDEEGGSVEELEMMVAGNSDAVR encoded by the coding sequence ATGGCGCATCCGCGGGGTGGGGGAGGAGGGGTGCGGCTGCCGCCGATGAACGCGCTGGAGATCCTGCGGGAGACGGTGCGCGTGCTGCGCGCGGACCCGCACGCGTTCACGTCCGTCCTGTTCCTGCTGCTCTGCCCGGCGTCCGGGTGCCTCCTCCTGTCCGCGGCGGCCCTGGACGGGGCCGTCGTGCTGCCGCTCGCGCGGAGgctcctcgtcgccgccgcggcgtcgGGGCTCCCGCTCACGCATTTCGTCAGGCAGCTGGCGCACCACTTCGCCGCCACGCTCGTGTCCGCCGTCGTGTCGTTCCCGGCTCTCCTCacgctcctcctcgccgcccgcGCTGCCGTGGCCTACGCCGTCGCGGCAGTGTACGCCGGGAAACCCCTCCCCGCGGCCGACATCACCCTTCTCGCGCGCCGTGCGTGGCCGCGCCTCGCCGCTACGTACGCGCTCGGgtgcgccgccgtcgtcgccggcctcgttGCCTTCCTTGCCCTCCTCGTCACCGCCTGCTCCACGCTCAAGGCCATGCTCTACCCGCCTGACATTGTCGTCTGCGCCGGCCTCTTCACAGTTCTTGCCTACTCCGTGGTGTACGCGCACACCATCATAGTGTGCAACCTTGGCGGCGTCATTGCCGTTCTTGAGGACGTGGCCGGGGTCAATGCGCTGCGCCGGTCGGTGGAGCTGATGCGCGGCCAAACCCATGTCGGGCTGTTCATCTTTCTTGGATCCACCATAGGCCTCGCTTTCGTCGAGGGGCTGTTTGAACACAGGGTGAAGACACTTAGCTATGGCGATGGGTCGTCGCGGCTCTGGGAGGGGCCATTGCTTGTCCTCATGTACTCGTTCGTGATGCTGATTGATTCGATGATGAGTGCAGTGTTCTACTTCACTTGCCGGTCATCGAACTTGAACTTCTTGGACGAGGAGGGTGGCTCGGTTGAGGAGCTTGAGATGATGGTGGCTGGCAATTCAGATGCTGTcaggtga
- the LOC133890124 gene encoding uncharacterized protein LOC133890124 codes for MPTRRNVQYSPLPTENKNGGNVNEANVVDLQFIYAPKPQRKLPWKSITLANFLPIGISLLSLSYFIFSNHMEVDGSLAYGLLFQGILAFLPGYYDTQVAYYSWRGAPGYTFSSIPDY; via the exons ATGCCAACGAGACGCAATGTTCAGTATTCACCTCTTCCTACGGAGAATAAGAATGGTGGCAATGTTAATGAAGCGAATGTTGTTGACCTTCAGTTCATTTACGCTCCAAAACCGCAAAGGAAACTTCCATGGAAGTCAATTACACTAGCAAATTTTCTCCCCATTGGAATTTCACTTCTCTCCCTTTCATATTTTATATTCTCAAATCACATGGAGGTTGATGGTTCTCTGGCATATGGTCTCTTATTCCAGGGTATTCTTGCTTTTCTTCCCG GCTATTACGACACTCAAGTTGCTTACTATTCATGGAGAGGAGCACCAGGGTACACCTTCTCATCCATCCCAGATTATTAG
- the LOC133891783 gene encoding probable protein S-acyltransferase 22, translating to MRRHGWQLPYHPLQVVAVSVFLALAFAFYVFFAPFVGRKVFQYVVMGLYTPLVSCVFFLYIWCAAADPADPGVFKSKKYLSLYGSGKHKHMKESRKGVPDARSQLEGIEEKQEHEVAAASESSMTQHKDNNSSCCSATSSAFLLMFYPLSFVFSCCQSHEWSSEQQASEEGMFFCSLCEVQVLKYSKHCRVCDKCVDGFDHHCRWLNNCIGKRNYRRFFILMSTALFLLILQSAIGVLVLVLCFVERKEFSMQIVSKLGSSFSVVPFVILVASCTILAMVASLPIAQLLFFHILLIKKGISTYDYIMALREQDQEDASGQQSPEMSRVSSYTGLSSASSFGALRRGSWCTPPRLFLEDQFDVIPSEAGSSHNSATKRKEEEVRRKKGSRAVKISPWALARLNAEEVSRVAAEARKKSKVLVPIRKDEYSRGHETDSSYGGMSSGRIDLGPDSKRRTNRRGRQLSDLSLKPVAKISTDAIDSTGSDMAPEALSNLAPLQLEARSAFHPSRTASSANVGGSSPDSSLDSPDLHLYRVSAFSSSGAEDLQLTALTAPGSTPQQGIELSRSTSDGYEASGGEDSDRIPSRIVHRSSNWASIIINSDQSASSSGILVPKNRLS from the exons ATGAGGCGGCATGGGTGGCAGCTCCCGTACCACCCTCTCCAG gtgGTGGCCGTGTCTGTGTTCTTGGCGCTGGCTTTCGCGTTCTACGTGTTCTTCGCCCCCTTCGTTGGGAGGAAGGTGTTCCAGTACGTGGTCATGGGACTCTACACTCCTCTG GTTTCATGTGTCTTCTTTCTATACATCTGGTGCGCTGCAGCAGACCCAGCAGACCCAGGGGTCTTCAAATCAAAGAAGTATCTGAGCTTGTATGGAAGTGGCAAGCACAAGCATATGAAGGAATCCAGAAAAGGTGTTCCAGATGCTAGGTCACAACTAGAgggaattgaagaaaagcaagAACACGAGGTTGCAGCTGCTAGTGAGAGTTCAATGACTCAACACAAGGACAATAATTCATCTTGCTGCAGTGCAACCTCCTCTGCATTTCTCCTTATGTTCTACCCGCTCTCTTTTGTTTTCTCCTGCTGCCAATCACATGAATGGTCCTCTGAGCAGCAAGCCAGTGAGGAAGGGATGTTTTTCTGCAGCCTATGTGAAGTTCAG gtGTTGAAGTACAGTAAGCATTGCAGAGTTTGTGACAAATGTGTTGATGGTTTTGATCATCACTGCAGG TGGCTCAACAATTGTATTGGAAAAAGAAACTATAGGAGGTTTTTTATTCTGATGTCTACTGCCCTTTTCTTG CTTATCCTACAATCAGCAATTGGAGTATTGGTGCTAGTGCTATGCTTTGTTGAGCGGAAGGAATTCTCTATGCAAATTGTCTCAAAGTTAGGAAGCAGCTTCTCTGTAGTGCCTTTCGTTATTTTGGTG GCATCATGTACCATCCTAGCCATGGTTGCTTCACTGCCAATTGCCCAACTTCTCTTTTTCCACATTCTTCTGATAAAGAAG GGAATCAGTACGTATGACTACATCATGGCCCTGAGAGAGCAAGACCAAGAAGATGCTAGTGGGCAGCAGAGTCCAGAGATGTCTCGTGTAAGCTCTTACACTGGACTCAGCAGTGCTAGTTCCTTTGGTGCACTCCGTCGTGGTTCATGGTGCACTCCTCCAAGGCTGTTTCTTGAAGATCAG TTCGATGTTATTCCATCAGAGGCTGGCTCTTCGCATAATTCTGCTaccaagagaaaagaagaggaagtaaggaggaagaagggctCAAGGGCGGTGAAAATAAGTCCATGGGCATTGGCTCGTCTCAACGCAGAAGAAGTTTCTAGAGTTGCTGCAGAGGCACGGAAGAAGTCCAAAGTTTTAGTGCCTATCAGAAAAGATGAGTATTCGCGAGGCCATGAAACAGATAGTAGCTATGGAGGAATGAGCAGTGGTAGGATTGATCTAGGCCCCGATAGCAAGAGGAGAACAAACAGAAGAGGAAGACAGCTCAGTGATCTCTCTCTCAAACCTGTTGCGAAGATATCTACAGATGCTATCGATAGTACAGGCAGTGACATGGCCCCTGAAGCACTGTCCAATTTGGCACCGTTGCAACTCGAGGCACGGAGTGCTTTTCATCCAAGTAGAACTGCATCCTCTGCTAACGTTGGCGGGTCATCTCCAGATAGCAGTTTGGACTCGCCTGATCTGCACCTGTACCGAGTCTCAGCTTTCTCCTCATCTGGAGCTGAAGACTTGCAACTGACAGCTCTCACTGCCCCAGGAAGCACTCCACAGCAAGGGATTGAGCTGTCGAGATCGACCAGTGATGGGTATGAAGCATCAGGGGGTGAAGACAGTGATCGCATTCCATCACGGATAGTTCATCGCTCGTCGAACTgggcaagcatcatcatcaactCTGACCAGAGTGCATCCTCATCTGGCATCCTTGTGCCAAAGAACAGATTGTCCTGA